The following proteins are encoded in a genomic region of Maylandia zebra isolate NMK-2024a linkage group LG1, Mzebra_GT3a, whole genome shotgun sequence:
- the LOC143419845 gene encoding stereocilin-like — MEKLCRLKPLHSGLSPAVLRDLQWAEISEAVYCQCWRTLLTELKPGHRAMLYNAMQEALHRDTRNTTLQLNCLLPFVPLRELMQTMSAEIISRSISVYRDIDWSPHQTQFLFSKIHEFLNITSKSVRDLGHIAGGMSCDFLKLWTNDTDFVELLQFVSELPGGTRPALRKCIIEELRRQPKLDLNILSSAFSATLPVTMIERLSNTSLRAILDHVQAQFADFLRLPHYKQTNLAEKALTELVKHPK; from the exons ATGGAAAAACTGTGCCGACTGAAGCCGTTACACTCCGGTCTCTCCCCTGCTGTGCTCAGAGACCTCCAGTGGGCTGAGATCAGTGAAGCTGTCTACTGCCAGTGCTGGAGAACATTGCTAACTGAGCTTAAGCCTGGCCATAGAGCCATGCTATACAATGCAATGCAGGAG GCtctgcacagagacacaaggaaCACCACTCTGCAGCTAAACTGTCTTTTACCATTTGTCCCTCTGAGGGAGCTGATGCAGACCATGAGTGCTGAAATCATTTCAAGAAGCATCAGCGTGTACAGGGACATAGACTGGTCGCCACACCAG ACTCAGTTTCTATTCAGTAAGATCCATGAATTTCTAAACATTACCAGCAAGTCAGTGAG AGATCTGGGTCATATCGCTGGTGGAATGAGCTGTGACTTTCTGAAGCTCTGGACCAATGATACAGATTTTGTAGAGCTGCTTCAGTTTGTTAGTGAGCTGCCTGGAGGCACAAGACCTGCTCTG CGAAAATGTATCATAGAGGAACTGAGAAGACAACCTAAACTCGACCTCAATATTTTGAGTTCTGCGTTTTCTGCAACATTGCC GGTGACCATGATAGAGAGACTCTCTAATACATCCCTCAGAGCCATTTTGGACCACGTTCAAGCACAGTTTGCTGATTTTCTCAGACTGCCACATTATAAACAGACCAATTTAGCCGAGAAGGCCTTAACTGAGCTGGTAAAACACCCAAAATAA
- the LOC101479669 gene encoding dynein regulatory complex subunit 4, with amino-acid sequence MPPKKKSADKKPANPRTPTLINGLTKDEMSKEQLEEHIMRLREELDREREERNYFQLERDKIHSFWEITVRKQKEVDSELQKVEKDVEENEARHQLDVKVYKQKIKHLQHEHLNDIAELNADSLASNELMEKEQEHLEEELRKTITRVDIQEINFKHTKKELELKHGEELTTRSDHLEKQLAEITASFEMKVQALKQDLDNIWKSEISDSENHWNSHIAALKQDHDETYRSAEEFVIIMKTDTDTLTELKGEINEAKKKQKSMKLEVVTVLKENKHLAELISKIKEENDEIAKKLRHYSGNKDAIGNIKRKKLKDLKAEHEVLEQKFSELQLERDELRKAFTEIVEKAQHNGDIENMAVEKKLQALTESLEETEAQLSAVLSASNMDQTALSRVIKKTEAHIDSKNTAIKTLQHKINQISMVRKHLLLHTEVKAKALGVPVEELLCNSQ; translated from the exons ATG CCACCCAAAAAGAAAAGTGCAGATAAAAAACCAGCAAATCCAAGGACCCCCACGCTGATAAATGGCCTCACCAAGGATGAGATGTCCAAGGAGCAG cTGGAGGAGCACATTATGCGTCTTCGAGAGGAACTGGATAGAGAGCGGGAAGAGAGAAACTACTTTCAGTTGGAGAGGGACAAGATCCACAGCTTTTGGGAAATCACAGTTAGAAAACAGAAGGAGGTTGACTCTGAGCTGCAAAAGGTAGAAAAGGATGTAGAAGAAAATGAGGCCCGTCACCAATTAGACGTTAAG GTGTACAAGCAGAAGATCAAGCACCTCCAGCATGAACACCTGAATGATATCGCTGAACTGAATGCAGATTCTTTGGCGTCCAATGAACTGATGGAGAAAGAGCAAGAGCACCTAGAGGAAGAGCTTCGTAAGACAATTACGCGGGTAGACATCCAAGAGATCAACTTTAAACACACCAAGAAGGAACTTGAACTG AAACATGGTGAAGAACTGACCACAAGAAGCGACCACCTGGAGAAACAGCTTGcag AAATTACAGCGTCGTTTGAGATGAAAGTGCAGGCGCTAAAACAAGATCTGGACAACATCTGGAAAAGTGAGATCAGCGATAGCGAAAACCACTGGAACAGCCACATCGCTGCTCTTAAACAAGATCACGATGAAACCTACCGCAGCGCTGAGGAATTTGTCATTATCATGAAAACGGACACGGACACGCTTACTGAACTCAAG GGAGAAATTAATGAagcaaagaagaaacaaaagagcATGAAACTGGAGGTGGTAACTGTTTTGAAGGAGAACAAACATCTTGCTGAGCTTATCTCAAAGATCAAGGAAGAAAACGATGAAATTGCCAAGAAACTGAGACATTACTCAGGAAATAAG GATGCAATtggaaacatcaaaagaaaaaagctgaaagatCTGAAAGCAGAGCATGAGGTGTTGGAACAGAAATTCAGCGAG CTCCAACTGGAAAGGGATGAACTTCGCAAGGCTTTCACTGAGATTGTTGAGAAGGCGCAGCATAATGGAGACATAGAGAACATGGCGGTGGAAAAGAAGCTGCAGGCTCTGACAGAGAGCCTGGAGGAGACGGAGGCTCAGCTCAGTGCGGTGCTTTCAGCCTCCAACATGGACCAAACAGCCCTCAGCAGGGTCATAAAGAAAACTGAG GCACATATTGACTCCAAAAATACTGCCATCAAGACCCTACAgcacaaaataaatcaaatttccATG GTCCGCAAGCATTTGCTGCTGCACACTGAGGTAAAGGCAAAGGCTCTTGGTGTTCCTGTGGAAGAGCTCCTTTGTAATTCCCAATGA
- the LOC101479954 gene encoding transcription factor E2F5, which produces MDPEDSPHSPDEDTSMPEQHPKYKRSQRSLHVLTTKFVQLLQESKSGELDLRDAVRALAVGQKRRIYDITNVLEGIGLIMKISKSNVKWIGHTLGENTQLLANRLVELKSDVKGLEQMECVLDQQKLWVEQSIKNITEDCRNLTYVNHEDICNCFCGHTLLAVQAPPGTQLDVPIPKAVQNCPARYQIHLKSARGPIDVVLLNKCSVSSAPVVLPVPPAEEILQSASLALSAWREENSKVSNKTDESKTPDPSNQRQDQTEPPRGILNTNLITKLLSSEDYTCDLDEREGICDLFDIPMLKACGYMS; this is translated from the exons atgGATCCTGAAGATAGCCCACACAGCCCGGACGAAGACACCAGCATGCCAGAACAACACCCCAAATACAAGAGGAGTCAGAGGAGTCTTCATGTGCTCACCACGAAGTTTGTCCAGTTACTGCAAGAGTCTAAAAGCGGCGAGCTGGACCTGAGAGAC GCGGTCAGGGCTCTGGCTGTTGGACAGAAGAGGCGAATCTACGACATCACAAATGTACTGGAGGGCATCGGCCTGATTATGAAAATATCCAAGAGCAACGTAAAGTGGAT AGGCCACACATTGGGAGAGAATACACAGCTATTAGCCAACAGGCTGGTGGAGTTAAAGTCTGACGTGAAGGGCTTGGAGCAAATGGAATGTGTTTTGGACCAGCAGAAACTCTGGGTCGAACAGAGCATCAAGAATATAACAGAAGATTGCAGAAA TCTGACATATGTGAATCATGAAGATATCTGCAACTGCTTTTGTG GCCACACACTTTTAGCAGTGCAAGCACCACCTGGCACACAGCTAGATGTCCCCATTCCCAAAGCT GTCCAGAACTGCCCGGCAAGGTACCAGATCCATCTGAAAAGCGCCAGAGGTCCCATAGATGTCGTCCTCCTAAACAAATGCTCCGTCAGCTCTGCTCCTGTTGTACTTCCAGTCCCACCAGCAGAAGAAATTTTACAGAGCGCCAGCTTAGCTCTGTCTGCCTGGCGAGAAGAAAACAGTAAAGTCAGTAACAAAACTGATGAATCCAAAA cGCCGGATCCATCGAACCAACGCCAGGACCAAACAGAGCCGCCCAGAG gaATATTAAATACAAATCtaatcacaaagctcttgtcCTCTGAAG ATTACACCTGTGATCTGGACGAGAGAGAAGGCATCTGCGACCTCTTTGACATCCCCATGCTCAAAGCCTGTGGTTACATGAGCTAA
- the LOC101480742 gene encoding lysosomal protective protein: MLGGGLLLCLLAVFPLGSRAEYNPDEVTHLPGMTFKPNYRQWSGYLQARPGKFLHYWFVTSQRDPVKDPLVLWLNGGPGCSSLDGFLSENGPFHVNDDGATLYENKFSWNKIANVLYVESPVGVGYSYSDDEKYATDDDQVAQDNYKALQNFFSKFPNFSQNKFFIFGESYGGIYAPTLSLLVATGKAKINFKGFAVGNGLSSFNLNDQSLIYFGYYHGLFGEDLWRDLNINCCEDGTCNFYNSSSETCTVLVKVAFGLVYNSGLNEYALYLDCEGQRRSSRVYERTMSLLFRNYRNHPHTHKFSAQRSSSTTLGEVPPCINSTAQMNWLNRGDVRKALHIPAILPPWDICSDKVGAQYKVLYATMKDVYLKLLSLGLRALVYNGDTDMACNFLGDQWFVEDLGLKATTKYQTWIHEDQIAGFYQMFGNITFLTVKGAGHMVPQWAPGPALHMFQSFITNSSY, encoded by the exons ATGCTCGGTGGAggtctgctgctgtgtttgctggcCGTGTTTCCGCTCGGCTCGCGGGCTGAGTACAATCCGGACGAAGTGACGCACTTGCCCGGAATGACGTTCAAACCGAACTACCGACAGTGGTCAGGATACCTGCAGGCTCGGCCTGGAAAGTTTCTCCATTACTG GTTTGTAACTTCTCAGAGGGACCCAGTCAAAGACCCTCTGGTGCTCTGGTTGAACGGAGGCCCTGGCTGCAGCTCGCTGGATGGGTTCCTCTCAGAGAATGGACCATTTCAT GTAAATGATGATGGGGCTACGCTGTACGAGAACAAATTCAGCTGGAACAAGATTGCCAATGTGCTGTATGTCGAGTCTCCTGTAGGTGTGGGATATTCCTACTCTGATGATGAGAAATATGCAACTGATGATGACCAG GTTGCCCAAGATAATTACAAAGCCCTGCAGAATTTCTTCTCCAAGTTcccaaacttcagtcagaacAAGTTCTTCATCTTCGGGGAGAGCTACGGTGGAATTTATGCGCCAACACTCAGCCTCCTTGTGGCCACGGGAAAAgccaaaataaactttaaa GGCTTTGCAGTGGGAAACGGCCTCAGCAGCTTTAATCTCAATGACCAGTCATTGATCTACTTTGGTTACTACCACGGCCTCTTTGGAGAAGA TTTGTGGCGTGACCTGAACATAAATTGCTGTGAGGATGGGACCTGCAATTTCTACAACTCCAGTTCTGAGACATGCACAGTACTG GTAAAGGTGGCCTTTGGTCTCGTCTATAATAGTGGACTTAATGAGTACGCCCTTTACTTGGATTGTGAAGGTCAGAGAAGATCCAGTAGAGTCTATGAGAGGACCATGAGTCTTCTGTTTAGGAACTACAGGAATcacccacatacacacaag TTTTCAGCACAGAGAAGTTCCTCCACCACTCTGGGTGAAGTCCCACCCTGCATCAACAGCACAGCCCAGATGAACTGGCTGAACAGAGGTGACGTGAGGAAAGCGTTGCACATTCCAGCTATCCTGCCTCCTTGGGATATCTGCAG TGATAAAGTTGGAGCGCAGTACAAAGTGCTGTATGCAACAATGAAGGACGTGTACCTGAAGCTGCTCTCTCTGGGCCTCCGTGCGCTCGTCTATAACGGAGACACCGACATGGCCTGCAACTTTCTGGGCGACCAGTGGTTCGTGGAGGATCTCGGCTTGAAG GCAACTACTAAATACCAAACCTGGATTCATGAGGACCAAATTGCTGGCTTTTATCAGATGTTTGGAAACATCACTTTTCTGACTGTTAAG GGTGCAGGTCACATGGTTCCTCAGTGGGCTCCGGGTCCAGCTCTCCACATGTTTCAGTCTTTCATAACAAATTCCTCTTACTGA